A region from the Streptomyces tsukubensis genome encodes:
- a CDS encoding TIGR02569 family protein: MDHNSAPPAAVLAAFGATEPAEPLSGGQGTAWRCGALVLKPVALASETPWRAGVLCHLPEGDGFRVARPVPAADGSWSSGGWEASRWLPGAADPYRPDEVIRAGAAFHAAVAGLPRPRFLDVRDDPWARADRLAFGESEGEGDTGAAGSAEGPGSVLLKPLLAERRPVSAPSQLVHGDLLGNVLFAPDAPPAVIDWALYWRPEAWAAAVVAVDAVCWWEAGAPLLERWSGLPEWRQMLLRALVFRIAAHTEPLSGAQEGAYARAADLVLAAAEGRG, from the coding sequence ATGGACCACAACTCCGCTCCTCCGGCCGCCGTTCTCGCCGCCTTCGGGGCGACCGAGCCGGCGGAACCCCTGTCCGGCGGTCAGGGCACGGCCTGGCGCTGCGGCGCCCTGGTGCTCAAGCCCGTGGCGCTGGCGTCCGAGACGCCCTGGCGCGCGGGCGTGCTCTGTCATCTGCCGGAGGGCGACGGCTTCCGGGTGGCCCGCCCGGTTCCGGCGGCCGACGGATCCTGGTCGTCGGGCGGCTGGGAGGCCTCGCGGTGGCTGCCGGGTGCCGCCGATCCGTACCGGCCGGACGAGGTGATCCGGGCCGGTGCGGCGTTCCACGCCGCGGTGGCGGGGCTGCCCCGGCCGCGGTTCCTGGACGTACGGGACGACCCGTGGGCCCGGGCGGACCGGCTGGCCTTCGGCGAGAGCGAGGGCGAAGGTGACACCGGCGCGGCCGGGAGCGCCGAGGGGCCGGGGTCGGTCCTGCTGAAGCCGCTGCTGGCGGAGCGCCGGCCGGTGTCGGCACCCTCGCAGTTGGTGCACGGGGATCTGCTGGGCAATGTCCTGTTCGCGCCGGACGCGCCCCCCGCGGTGATCGACTGGGCCCTGTACTGGCGGCCGGAGGCCTGGGCGGCCGCGGTCGTCGCGGTGGACGCGGTCTGCTGGTGGGAGGCGGGCGCGCCACTGCTGGAGCGCTGGTCGGGGCTGCCGGAGTGGCGGCAGATGCTGCTGCGGGCGCTGGTGTTCCGGATCGCCGCGCATACCGAGCCGCTGAGCGGCGCGCAGGAGGGCGCCTACGCAAGGGCCGCCGATCTGGTGCTGGCGGCGGCCGAGGGGCGCGGGTAG
- a CDS encoding inositol monophosphatase family protein, with translation MIEDFLQGDLSDVEEAVRKAAAAEIMPRFRQLAADEVVEKSGPHDLVTAADRLAEEHLTAALTALLPGSVVVGEEAVHADPAVYDAVNGDAPVWIVDPVDGTRQFVRGDDRFCTLVALAHHGELLASWTYAPARDELAVAVRGGGARLDGVPLHAGSPAPDAVLRVATSHPDYTTDAQKRALLGLRIPGINPNPCGAAGMEYLDLARGTLDAVAFSWEAAWDHAAGLLLVTEAGGAHLTSAGVPFRIGGGNALPFTVARDMATARRVLQALKS, from the coding sequence ATGATCGAAGACTTTCTCCAAGGGGACCTGTCCGATGTCGAGGAGGCGGTCCGCAAGGCCGCGGCCGCGGAGATCATGCCGAGGTTCCGGCAGCTGGCCGCGGACGAGGTCGTCGAGAAGAGCGGACCGCACGACCTGGTCACCGCCGCGGACCGGCTCGCCGAAGAGCATCTGACCGCGGCCCTGACCGCGCTGCTGCCCGGCTCGGTCGTCGTCGGCGAGGAGGCCGTGCACGCCGACCCGGCCGTGTACGACGCCGTCAACGGCGACGCGCCGGTGTGGATCGTCGACCCGGTCGACGGCACCCGCCAGTTCGTCCGCGGCGACGACCGCTTCTGCACGCTGGTCGCCCTCGCCCACCACGGCGAGCTGCTCGCCTCCTGGACGTACGCCCCGGCCCGCGACGAACTCGCCGTCGCCGTCCGCGGCGGCGGCGCCCGCCTCGACGGGGTCCCGCTGCACGCCGGATCGCCCGCGCCGGACGCGGTGCTCCGAGTCGCCACCTCCCACCCCGACTACACGACGGACGCCCAGAAGCGCGCGCTGCTGGGCCTTCGGATCCCCGGTATCAACCCGAACCCCTGCGGCGCGGCCGGGATGGAGTACCTCGACCTGGCGCGCGGCACGCTGGACGCGGTCGCCTTCTCCTGGGAGGCCGCCTGGGACCATGCGGCCGGGCTCCTGCTGGTGACCGAGGCGGGCGGCGCGCACCTGACGTCGGCCGGTGTGCCGTTCCGGATCGGCGGCGGGAACGCGCTCCCGTTCACGGTGGCCCGTGACATGGCCACGGCCCGCCGCGTCCTGCAGGCGCTGAAGTCCTGA
- a CDS encoding phytoene desaturase family protein codes for MPSMLDTVVVGAGPNGLTAAAELARRGFSVAVFEAFDTVGGGARTEELTLPGFRHDPCSAVHPLGIGSPAFSAMPLERYGLEWLHPELPLAHPFPDGTAAVLARSVGESAMSLGVRDAGTYRRLVAPYLGHWDDLAADFLRVPWDGPPRDPYRFARFGLTALRPATWTMRRFADEKARGLFAGLAAHAIASNTGIATTGIALMFALAAHERGWPLPRGGSQAISDALAAYLRELGGTIHTGVEVKRLDELPPARAYVFDTSPSALARIAGLGGAYDRYRYGASVFKVDYALSGPVPWTAPEARTAGTVHIGPTAAEIEAALQAAVTGREPHTPFLITAQPSLVDLSRAPEGKHVFWAYGHVPAHWEGDATEVVERQIERFAPGFRDLVVARAVAGPPQLAARNANYVGGDIACGAFAGLQTVLRPKLARVPYATAHPAVFLCSSATPPGPGVHGMSGHWAAKAVWRKLRATG; via the coding sequence GTGCCGTCGATGCTCGATACCGTCGTTGTGGGCGCCGGGCCCAACGGGCTGACGGCCGCCGCCGAACTGGCCCGCCGCGGTTTCTCGGTCGCCGTCTTCGAGGCCTTCGACACCGTCGGCGGCGGGGCCCGCACCGAGGAGCTGACCCTCCCCGGCTTCCGGCACGACCCCTGCTCCGCGGTCCACCCCCTCGGCATCGGCTCGCCCGCCTTCTCCGCGATGCCGTTGGAGCGGTACGGACTGGAGTGGCTCCACCCCGAACTGCCGCTCGCCCACCCGTTCCCCGACGGCACCGCCGCCGTCCTGGCCCGGTCCGTCGGAGAGAGCGCCATGTCGCTCGGCGTCCGGGACGCGGGCACCTACCGGCGCCTCGTCGCCCCCTATCTGGGCCACTGGGACGACCTCGCGGCCGACTTCCTGCGCGTCCCCTGGGACGGGCCGCCCCGCGACCCGTACCGCTTCGCCCGCTTCGGGCTGACCGCGCTCCGGCCCGCCACCTGGACGATGCGGCGCTTCGCCGACGAGAAGGCCCGCGGACTCTTCGCCGGGCTCGCCGCCCACGCCATCGCCTCCAACACGGGCATCGCCACCACCGGTATCGCCCTGATGTTCGCCCTCGCCGCGCACGAGCGGGGCTGGCCGCTGCCCCGCGGCGGCTCCCAGGCGATCTCCGACGCCCTCGCCGCGTACCTCCGCGAACTCGGCGGCACGATCCACACCGGGGTGGAGGTCAAACGGCTCGACGAACTCCCGCCCGCCCGCGCCTATGTCTTCGACACCTCCCCGTCCGCGCTGGCGCGGATCGCCGGACTCGGCGGAGCGTACGACCGCTACCGCTACGGCGCCTCCGTCTTCAAGGTCGACTACGCGCTGTCGGGGCCGGTGCCGTGGACGGCGCCGGAGGCACGTACCGCCGGAACCGTCCATATCGGCCCCACCGCGGCGGAGATCGAAGCCGCCCTCCAGGCCGCCGTCACCGGGCGCGAACCGCACACCCCCTTCCTGATCACCGCCCAGCCCAGCCTCGTCGACCTGTCGCGCGCACCCGAGGGCAAGCACGTGTTCTGGGCGTACGGACATGTGCCCGCGCACTGGGAGGGCGACGCCACCGAGGTGGTCGAGCGCCAGATCGAACGCTTCGCGCCCGGTTTCCGCGATCTCGTCGTCGCCCGGGCCGTCGCAGGACCGCCGCAGCTCGCCGCGCGCAACGCCAACTACGTCGGCGGCGACATCGCCTGCGGCGCCTTCGCCGGACTCCAGACCGTGCTGCGGCCCAAGCTCGCCCGGGTGCCCTACGCCACCGCCCACCCCGCGGTCTTCCTCTGCTCCTCCGCCACCCCGCCCGGACCCGGTGTCCACGGAATGTCGGGTCACTGGGCGGCGAAGGCGGTCTGGCGGAAGCTGCGGGCCACCGGCTGA
- a CDS encoding O-acetyl-ADP-ribose deacetylase has protein sequence MTQRPAVVLVRGDITEQRVDAIVNAANTSLLGGGGVDGAIHRAGGPEILAACRALRASHYGKGLPTGQAVATTAGKLAAGHVIHTPGPVWSREHDRSELLASCYRESLRVAAELGAGTVAFPAISTGIYGWPMDDAARIAVRAVRESAAPPLTEVRFVLFDEYAYEEFAAALRATAP, from the coding sequence ATGACCCAGCGACCCGCCGTCGTCCTCGTCCGCGGTGACATCACCGAGCAGCGGGTGGACGCCATCGTCAACGCCGCGAACACCTCACTCCTCGGCGGCGGCGGAGTGGACGGCGCGATCCACCGCGCGGGCGGCCCCGAGATCCTCGCGGCCTGCCGCGCCCTGCGCGCCTCCCACTACGGCAAGGGCCTCCCGACCGGGCAGGCCGTGGCGACGACGGCCGGGAAACTCGCCGCGGGCCATGTGATCCACACCCCCGGCCCGGTCTGGTCCCGGGAGCACGACCGCAGCGAGCTGCTCGCGTCCTGCTACCGCGAGTCGCTGCGGGTGGCGGCGGAACTGGGCGCCGGGACGGTCGCCTTCCCGGCGATCTCGACGGGGATCTACGGCTGGCCCATGGACGACGCGGCCCGGATCGCGGTCCGCGCGGTCCGCGAATCGGCGGCGCCGCCGCTGACGGAGGTGCGGTTCGTCCTGTTCGACGAGTACGCGTACGAGGAATTCGCCGCGGCCCTGCGCGCGACGGCGCCCTGA
- a CDS encoding AlkA N-terminal domain-containing protein translates to MHHDIERCVRAVQSKDARFDGWFFTAVRTTGIYCRPSCPAVPPKPANMTFYPSAAACQQAGFRACKRCRPDTSPGSPEWNARADTVARAMRLIGDGVVDREGVPGLAARLGYSTRQIERQLRAELGAGPLALARAQRAQTARVLIETTGLPMAEIAFAAGFASVRTFNDTVREVFALAPGELRARAARRAGNPSAATGSRTPGAITLRLPYRAPLNPDNLFGHLAATAVPGVEEWRDGAYRRTLGLPYGHGIVALAPRPDHIACKLHLTDARDLTIAISRARWLLDLDADPVAVDEQLRTDPLLRPLVDKAPGRRVPRTVDAAEFAVRAVLGQQVSTAAARTHAARLVTAHGEPVEDPEGGLTRLFPGPAALAGLDPEALALPRSRRTTLTTLVAALADGTVRLGVDSDWDEARARLSALPGFGPWTVEVVAMRALGDPDAFLPTDLGMRRAAKALGLPSGPAALTAHAAAWRPWRAYAVQYLWATDDHPINFLPHDEKVPA, encoded by the coding sequence ATGCACCACGACATCGAACGCTGTGTACGCGCCGTTCAGTCGAAGGACGCCCGCTTCGACGGCTGGTTCTTCACCGCCGTGCGCACCACCGGGATCTACTGCCGGCCGAGCTGCCCGGCCGTCCCGCCCAAGCCCGCGAACATGACGTTCTACCCCAGCGCCGCCGCCTGTCAGCAGGCCGGATTCCGGGCCTGCAAACGGTGCCGGCCCGACACCTCGCCGGGATCCCCCGAGTGGAACGCCCGCGCCGACACCGTCGCCCGGGCGATGCGGCTGATCGGCGACGGTGTCGTCGACCGCGAGGGCGTCCCCGGTCTGGCCGCCCGGCTCGGCTACTCCACCCGCCAGATCGAACGGCAGCTCCGCGCCGAGCTGGGCGCCGGGCCCCTCGCCCTGGCCCGGGCACAGCGGGCGCAGACGGCGCGGGTGCTCATCGAGACCACCGGCCTGCCGATGGCGGAGATCGCCTTCGCCGCCGGATTCGCCTCCGTAAGGACCTTCAACGACACCGTGCGGGAGGTCTTCGCGCTGGCCCCGGGCGAACTGCGGGCCCGCGCCGCCCGGCGGGCCGGGAATCCGTCCGCCGCCACCGGGTCCCGTACCCCCGGGGCGATCACCCTGAGGCTCCCGTACCGCGCCCCGCTGAACCCGGACAATCTCTTCGGACACCTCGCGGCGACCGCCGTACCCGGTGTCGAGGAGTGGCGCGACGGCGCGTACCGGCGCACCCTCGGCCTGCCGTACGGGCACGGCATCGTCGCGCTCGCCCCCCGCCCCGACCACATCGCCTGCAAGCTGCACCTGACCGACGCCCGCGATCTGACCATCGCGATCAGCCGGGCCCGGTGGCTGCTCGACCTGGACGCCGATCCGGTCGCCGTCGACGAGCAGCTCCGTACGGACCCCCTGCTGCGGCCCCTGGTGGACAAGGCGCCCGGGCGCCGGGTGCCGAGGACGGTGGACGCGGCCGAATTCGCCGTCCGCGCGGTCCTCGGGCAGCAGGTGTCGACGGCCGCCGCCCGTACCCACGCCGCCCGGCTGGTCACCGCCCACGGCGAGCCCGTCGAGGACCCGGAGGGCGGACTCACCCGGCTCTTCCCCGGACCTGCCGCACTGGCCGGGCTCGACCCCGAGGCCCTGGCCCTGCCCCGCAGCCGACGCACCACCCTCACGACACTGGTCGCCGCGCTCGCGGACGGCACCGTCCGCCTCGGAGTGGACAGCGACTGGGACGAGGCCCGGGCCCGGCTGTCCGCACTGCCCGGCTTCGGACCCTGGACCGTCGAGGTCGTCGCGATGCGGGCGCTCGGTGATCCGGACGCCTTCCTCCCCACCGACCTGGGCATGCGCCGGGCCGCGAAGGCGCTGGGGCTCCCCTCCGGTCCGGCCGCCCTCACCGCGCACGCCGCCGCCTGGCGGCCCTGGCGGGCGTACGCCGTCCAGTACCTCTGGGCCACCGACGACCATCCGATCAACTTCCTCCCGCACGACGAGAAGGTTCCCGCATGA
- a CDS encoding methylated-DNA--[protein]-cysteine S-methyltransferase produces MTPATRTPLTTHTVIDSPYGPLTLVATDGVLSGLYMSEQRHRPGDETFGERSAEPFGEAIRQLDAYFARELTEFDLPLNLAGTEFQRRVWEQLLLIPYGETRTYGELAEELGNPNASRAVGLANGKNPVSIIVPCHRVIGSTGNLIGYGGGLPRKQRLLAFESGRDTEPDALF; encoded by the coding sequence ATGACCCCCGCAACCCGCACGCCCCTGACGACGCACACGGTCATCGACAGCCCCTACGGTCCCCTCACCCTCGTCGCCACCGACGGCGTCCTCAGCGGTCTCTACATGAGCGAACAGCGCCACCGCCCCGGCGACGAGACCTTCGGTGAACGGTCGGCGGAGCCGTTCGGGGAGGCGATCCGCCAGCTCGACGCCTACTTCGCCCGCGAACTGACCGAGTTCGACCTGCCGCTGAACCTCGCGGGCACCGAGTTCCAGCGCCGCGTCTGGGAGCAACTGCTGCTCATCCCCTACGGCGAGACCCGCACGTACGGCGAACTCGCAGAGGAACTCGGCAACCCCAACGCCTCCCGCGCCGTCGGACTGGCCAACGGCAAGAACCCGGTGAGCATCATCGTCCCCTGCCATCGCGTGATCGGCTCCACCGGCAACCTCATCGGCTACGGCGGCGGTCTGCCCCGCAAACAGCGGCTCCTCGCCTTCGAATCGGGCCGGGACACCGAACCGGACGCGTTGTTCTAG
- a CDS encoding YdeI/OmpD-associated family protein, with product MAEIAGVEIIAFPDAAAFESWLAEHHGRHEGVWIKVAKKKSGIPTVTEDELVDIGLCYGWVSGQRRSLDEQYYLQKHVPRRPRSLWSQVNVDKVAALTAAGRMREPGLAEVRRAQEDGRWAAAYASQRTAAVPPALAAALAADPEAGKAFEALDRTGRYQLILPLLQSLTPEARQLRLDKALRALRSADGPQ from the coding sequence ATGGCTGAGATCGCTGGGGTGGAGATCATCGCTTTCCCGGACGCCGCTGCGTTCGAGAGCTGGCTGGCCGAGCACCACGGGCGCCACGAGGGCGTGTGGATCAAAGTGGCCAAGAAGAAGTCCGGCATTCCGACGGTCACCGAAGACGAACTGGTCGACATCGGGCTCTGCTACGGCTGGGTCTCCGGCCAGCGGCGGTCCCTCGACGAGCAGTACTACCTGCAGAAGCACGTGCCACGCCGGCCCAGGAGCCTGTGGTCGCAGGTGAACGTCGACAAGGTGGCGGCGCTGACGGCCGCGGGCCGGATGCGCGAACCGGGCCTGGCCGAGGTGCGCAGGGCGCAGGAGGACGGCCGCTGGGCGGCGGCCTACGCATCGCAGCGGACCGCGGCCGTACCGCCCGCCCTCGCGGCGGCGCTCGCAGCGGACCCCGAGGCCGGGAAGGCCTTCGAGGCCCTCGACAGGACCGGGCGCTACCAGCTGATCCTGCCGCTGCTCCAGTCGCTCACACCGGAGGCCCGGCAGCTCCGGCTCGACAAGGCCCTGCGCGCGCTGAGGAGCGCTGACGGTCCGCAGTGA
- a CDS encoding DUF6506 family protein, translating to MAADRAIIFRGEDAADGGEPLPPVVLKGPDGSAVHILTAPDPAAAAALAAEYADRGVTGIELCGATGFPWLAAVEAAVRGRARVGTVLFGFESLLDVARYKERAIAGEVQRALFLYVQPGADPAVDRFVRTVGPNTSTYVAVPEPGAGAAVVSGFTDGFEGGFEGGPDLIELYGGWDGDAVAAVIGAVDERVPVGVAVSSPATGPR from the coding sequence ATGGCAGCCGACCGGGCGATCATCTTCCGGGGCGAGGACGCGGCGGACGGCGGGGAGCCCCTGCCGCCCGTGGTCCTCAAGGGTCCGGACGGTTCGGCCGTGCACATCCTGACGGCCCCCGACCCGGCGGCCGCGGCGGCCCTCGCCGCGGAGTACGCCGACCGGGGTGTGACCGGTATCGAACTCTGCGGCGCCACGGGCTTTCCGTGGCTCGCCGCGGTCGAGGCCGCGGTCCGGGGACGGGCCCGCGTCGGCACGGTCCTCTTCGGCTTCGAGTCCCTCCTCGACGTCGCCCGCTACAAGGAGCGGGCGATCGCGGGCGAGGTCCAGCGGGCCCTGTTCCTGTACGTCCAGCCGGGCGCGGACCCGGCCGTGGACCGTTTCGTCCGTACGGTGGGCCCGAACACGTCGACGTACGTCGCGGTGCCCGAGCCGGGCGCGGGAGCGGCGGTCGTGTCCGGGTTCACGGATGGGTTCGAGGGCGGGTTCGAGGGCGGGCCCGACCTGATCGAGCTGTACGGCGGCTGGGACGGGGACGCGGTGGCGGCGGTCATCGGTGCGGTGGACGAGCGGGTCCCGGTGGGGGTCGCGGTCTCCTCCCCTGCGACCGGTCCGCGGTGA
- a CDS encoding NUDIX domain-containing protein: MTTDHDSDSAYSAYIATLPRVLSGAAVLLRDELGRLLVVEPNYRDGWALPGGTVESDGGETPREAARRETLEEIGLDVEPGRLLAVDWVRGPLRPPIVAYVYDGGVLGPDRLDAISLQEDELLSWRLIGRDDIPDHLLGSLGHRITAALDALESGSGAVELVDGLPAH; encoded by the coding sequence GTGACCACGGATCATGACAGCGACAGCGCGTACAGCGCCTATATCGCCACCCTGCCCCGTGTCCTCTCGGGCGCTGCCGTGCTGCTCAGGGACGAATTGGGCCGACTGCTCGTCGTCGAACCCAACTACCGGGACGGCTGGGCGCTGCCCGGCGGCACGGTCGAGTCGGACGGCGGCGAGACCCCGCGGGAGGCCGCCCGGCGGGAGACGCTGGAGGAGATCGGGCTGGACGTGGAGCCGGGCAGGCTGCTGGCGGTCGACTGGGTACGCGGCCCGCTGCGGCCGCCGATCGTGGCCTATGTGTACGACGGCGGGGTCCTCGGCCCGGACCGGCTCGACGCGATCAGTCTCCAGGAGGACGAACTGCTGTCGTGGCGGCTGATCGGGCGGGACGACATCCCCGACCATCTCCTCGGGTCCCTGGGCCACCGGATCACGGCGGCGCTGGACGCGCTGGAGTCGGGCTCGGGCGCGGTGGAGCTGGTGGACGGGCTCCCGGCCCACTGA
- a CDS encoding ADP-ribosylglycohydrolase family protein, which translates to MTGTVNGGQRGRVPADRILGGWLGRIAGNMLGKPVERGDYWTRARIDAYLRRTDALPLTGYLPPPPADAAPGEFDLRPEWRECVRGRVSGSCRDDDVDYAILGLHLLETYGFGFTTEQVGRVWLERLPYLQTFTAERAAYRNLVDGIGPPETASHDNPYQEWIGALIRADVFGWTCPGDPDAAAALARRDAALSHRGNGVHGAVWAAATIAAAFTADGPRAALTAGLDRVPADSRLARTVRHTIALHDAGTDWAGTLDEMERRTAGLGWIHVVPNAAVLTAGLLYGAGDFTRTIALTVRGGLDTDSNGATAGSVAGVLCGAAALPAQWTEPLEDRVRSAVFGFDGSSVTELARRTVRLAEARTGAAEAGSTAR; encoded by the coding sequence ATGACAGGCACGGTGAACGGGGGCCAGCGGGGGCGCGTACCGGCCGACCGGATCCTCGGCGGCTGGCTGGGCCGGATCGCGGGCAACATGCTCGGCAAACCCGTCGAACGCGGCGACTACTGGACCCGCGCCCGGATCGACGCCTATCTGCGGCGTACGGACGCGCTGCCCCTCACCGGCTATCTGCCGCCGCCCCCGGCGGACGCCGCGCCCGGGGAGTTCGACCTGCGACCCGAGTGGCGGGAGTGCGTCCGGGGGCGGGTGAGCGGCAGCTGCCGGGACGACGACGTGGACTACGCGATCCTCGGACTGCACCTGCTGGAGACGTACGGGTTCGGGTTCACCACGGAGCAGGTGGGCCGGGTGTGGCTGGAGCGGCTGCCGTATCTGCAGACGTTCACCGCGGAGCGGGCGGCGTACCGGAATCTCGTCGACGGGATCGGCCCGCCGGAGACCGCATCGCACGACAATCCGTACCAGGAGTGGATCGGCGCCCTGATCCGGGCGGACGTCTTCGGCTGGACCTGCCCGGGCGATCCGGACGCCGCCGCGGCCCTGGCCCGCCGGGACGCGGCGCTGTCGCACCGGGGCAACGGGGTCCACGGCGCGGTGTGGGCGGCCGCGACGATCGCCGCCGCGTTCACCGCGGACGGGCCGCGGGCCGCCCTGACAGCGGGTCTGGACCGGGTACCGGCGGATTCCCGGCTGGCGCGGACCGTCCGGCATACGATCGCGCTCCACGACGCGGGCACGGACTGGGCCGGGACGCTCGACGAGATGGAGCGCCGGACCGCCGGACTGGGCTGGATCCACGTCGTCCCGAACGCCGCGGTGCTGACGGCGGGACTGCTGTACGGGGCGGGCGATTTCACCCGGACGATCGCCCTCACGGTCCGCGGCGGCCTCGACACCGACTCCAACGGGGCGACGGCGGGCTCGGTCGCGGGCGTCCTGTGCGGGGCGGCGGCGCTGCCCGCGCAGTGGACGGAGCCGCTGGAGGACCGGGTGCGGAGCGCCGTGTTCGGGTTCGACGGGTCGAGCGTGACGGAGCTGGCCCGGCGGACGGTCCGGCTGGCGGAGGCCAGGACCGGGGCCGCGGAAGCGGGGAGCACAGCACGGTGA
- a CDS encoding glycerate kinase, which produces MTDGAVIQSAREPRVLVAADKFKGSLTAVEVAERVTVGLRRVLPGLAVESLPVADGGDGTVAAAVAAGFDRRTVRVTGPLGEPVTAAYALRDGTAVVELAEASGLHLLPGGVFAPLTATTHGCGEVLRAALDAGAHTVVLGVGGSATTDGGAGMLTALGARFLDADGTALPPGGGALAGLATADLSGLDPRIGDVRLVLASDVDNPLTGPKGAAAVYGPQKGAGPAEVAALDSALAHYATVLGPELADAPGAGAAGGVGYAALVALGAGFRPGIDVMLDVLGFAAALDRATLVITGEGSLDAQTLHGKAPAGVAAAARARGVDTVAVCGRLALPPQELGRAGIRRAYPLLAVEPDPEQCMARAGELLERVAGDIARDFLT; this is translated from the coding sequence GTGACGGACGGCGCAGTTATCCAGTCCGCGCGCGAGCCCCGGGTGCTCGTGGCGGCTGACAAGTTCAAGGGTTCGCTGACGGCGGTCGAGGTCGCCGAGCGGGTGACGGTCGGGCTGCGGCGGGTCCTGCCCGGCCTGGCGGTGGAGTCCCTGCCCGTCGCCGACGGCGGTGACGGCACGGTCGCGGCCGCGGTGGCCGCCGGTTTCGACCGCCGTACGGTACGGGTCACCGGACCGCTCGGGGAGCCGGTCACCGCCGCCTACGCCCTGCGGGACGGCACCGCGGTCGTCGAGCTGGCGGAGGCCTCCGGACTCCACCTCCTCCCCGGCGGGGTGTTCGCCCCCCTGACCGCGACCACGCACGGCTGCGGCGAGGTGCTGCGCGCCGCACTCGACGCCGGGGCGCACACCGTGGTGCTGGGTGTCGGCGGCAGTGCGACGACGGACGGCGGGGCGGGCATGCTCACCGCGCTCGGCGCCCGGTTCCTCGACGCGGACGGTACGGCCCTGCCGCCCGGCGGCGGTGCGCTGGCCGGACTCGCCACGGCCGATCTGTCGGGGCTCGACCCCCGGATCGGGGACGTCCGGCTGGTGCTCGCGAGCGATGTGGACAATCCGCTGACCGGCCCCAAGGGCGCCGCCGCGGTCTACGGCCCGCAGAAGGGCGCGGGACCGGCCGAGGTCGCCGCTCTGGACTCGGCCCTCGCGCACTACGCCACGGTCCTCGGCCCGGAGCTCGCGGACGCGCCGGGCGCGGGGGCCGCCGGGGGCGTCGGCTATGCCGCGCTCGTCGCCCTCGGAGCGGGCTTCCGGCCCGGGATCGACGTGATGCTCGACGTCCTCGGCTTCGCCGCCGCATTGGACCGGGCCACGCTCGTGATCACCGGGGAGGGGTCGCTGGACGCCCAGACCCTGCACGGCAAGGCCCCGGCCGGGGTCGCGGCGGCGGCCCGGGCCCGCGGGGTCGATACGGTCGCGGTCTGCGGCCGGCTCGCACTGCCCCCGCAGGAGCTGGGTCGGGCCGGGATCCGCCGCGCCTACCCCCTCCTCGCCGTCGAACCGGACCCGGAGCAGTGCATGGCCCGCGCGGGCGAACTGCTGGAACGGGTGGCCGGTGACATCGCCCGGGACTTCCTGACCTGA
- the pssA gene encoding CDP-diacylglycerol--serine O-phosphatidyltransferase produces MTVLDPDTQASAQTSGWAGDTAAESGGTDGEEMPLSLRLSIADTLTLGNATCGFMAVYFTTTGILIPHLQGSGESGMARHSAATAVILMLLAAIFDLCDGLVARKLRSSPMGAELDNLSDLISFGLAPAYFVLVYGMVADDAHQRVSAVAAIVVLLAVVLRLARFSCVTMKDGMFQGMPSPFGALTVVSIVLLELPFIPTLLAIIGTAWLMVSRVEYPKPRGVLAVAMLGWIVSAMGLLAAWAFDAPGGQLLLQTGCALQVVLGAVIPLFATARRVNTFRYNRREARAAQLP; encoded by the coding sequence TTGACCGTGCTTGATCCCGACACCCAGGCCTCCGCGCAGACCTCGGGCTGGGCCGGGGACACGGCGGCGGAGTCCGGGGGGACCGACGGCGAGGAGATGCCCCTCTCCCTGCGGCTGTCGATAGCGGACACCCTCACCCTGGGCAACGCCACCTGCGGTTTCATGGCGGTGTACTTCACCACCACCGGCATCCTCATCCCGCATCTCCAGGGCAGCGGGGAGTCCGGCATGGCGCGGCACAGCGCCGCGACCGCCGTGATCCTGATGCTGCTCGCCGCGATCTTCGACCTCTGCGACGGACTGGTCGCGCGCAAGCTGCGCAGCTCACCGATGGGCGCGGAGCTGGACAACCTCTCCGACCTGATCAGCTTCGGTCTGGCGCCCGCGTACTTCGTCCTGGTCTACGGGATGGTCGCGGACGACGCCCATCAGCGGGTCTCGGCGGTGGCCGCGATCGTGGTGCTGCTGGCGGTGGTGCTGAGACTGGCCAGATTCTCCTGCGTGACGATGAAGGACGGCATGTTCCAGGGCATGCCGAGCCCCTTCGGCGCGCTGACGGTGGTCTCCATCGTGCTGCTGGAGCTGCCGTTCATCCCGACCCTGCTGGCGATCATCGGTACGGCATGGCTGATGGTGAGCCGGGTCGAGTACCCGAAGCCCCGCGGGGTGCTCGCGGTGGCGATGCTCGGTTGGATCGTCTCGGCGATGGGGCTCCTGGCGGCCTGGGCGTTCGACGCCCCCGGCGGTCAGCTGCTGCTCCAGACCGGCTGTGCGCTCCAGGTGGTGCTGGGTGCGGTGATCCCGCTCTTCGCCACGGCGCGCCGGGTGAACACCTTCCGGTACAACCGCCGGGAGGCGCGGGCGGCGCAGCTGCCGTAG